Proteins encoded by one window of bacterium:
- a CDS encoding BamA/TamA family outer membrane protein, translating to MSKGTPLNRPHPGSPAYLAILLFLLAVTLPLTTIAQSGARVTKIDFSGNDTFSDGALRTILKSASSSGVSGIFGEEGDYLYDEDQFALGIANVQRFYQQEGYALVRIAPPEVIKFDARKDEVQLRIVVVEGQPMLIDSIGYEISGVDESERSMLAWHIKRARDEFILHVGSRFRDSSLIIDRDSLILLMSNQGYPHARIEQSLRVDTVAARVAVTWRISAGSLATFGETEIVGNERFQDREIARVLAFQTGQRYDRRLVLRTQKQVYALGMFQVATVHPNLSDSAIHTIPVTVSVREGAKYKLKLGAGYGREEEFRTFGDIRKYGFFGGARTLRLYVKHSGIEPYNIRLSLIQPAFLHPRTTLTLSPFVWRQDEKAYDVRRIGGDIQLSHAFTEQLSGAATYTYESVKLNELSTSQVELYEGAAIDEYTKSTIALGGQFDNSRPLFSPTRGFFIATNVTLSGLGFGSDFHFWKIVSEARHYRRLSPFTLALRAKIGGAKEFSTEDIIPLEERLFSGGSSSVRGWGRQELGPTIDGDPVGGRSLFESNVELRFPILGLLTGAAFVDFGNVWLNSFDFPLGDLRYSAGLGIRVTTPIGPIRLDVATPVSDVDKTTQVHISVGQAF from the coding sequence GGAAACGATACCTTCTCCGATGGCGCACTGCGAACCATCCTCAAATCGGCCTCCTCTTCCGGTGTCTCCGGCATCTTTGGCGAAGAGGGGGACTACCTATACGATGAAGACCAGTTTGCCCTGGGAATCGCCAATGTCCAGAGATTCTATCAGCAGGAAGGGTATGCGCTGGTCAGGATCGCCCCCCCCGAGGTCATCAAGTTTGACGCTCGCAAAGATGAAGTGCAGCTTCGCATTGTCGTCGTCGAGGGACAACCGATGCTGATCGACAGCATCGGCTACGAGATCAGTGGTGTTGACGAAAGCGAGCGATCTATGCTCGCCTGGCATATCAAGCGTGCTCGCGATGAATTCATACTGCATGTTGGCAGCCGCTTTCGCGATTCATCGCTGATTATCGATCGTGATTCGCTGATCCTGTTGATGTCAAACCAGGGCTACCCGCACGCACGGATCGAACAGAGCCTTCGGGTCGACACGGTCGCAGCTCGGGTCGCCGTCACCTGGCGGATCTCGGCGGGCTCGCTCGCGACGTTCGGAGAGACCGAAATCGTCGGCAATGAACGATTCCAGGACCGCGAGATCGCCCGGGTGCTTGCTTTCCAAACCGGACAGCGGTACGACCGTCGACTTGTCCTGCGGACACAGAAGCAGGTGTACGCCCTTGGCATGTTCCAGGTGGCCACGGTACACCCGAATCTGTCTGATTCTGCCATACACACGATCCCGGTTACCGTCTCGGTCCGTGAGGGTGCCAAATACAAACTCAAGCTTGGAGCCGGTTATGGGCGCGAAGAAGAGTTCCGTACATTTGGCGATATCCGCAAATACGGATTTTTCGGCGGCGCACGTACCCTGCGACTGTATGTCAAGCATTCGGGAATAGAGCCGTACAATATCCGGCTCAGCCTGATCCAGCCGGCCTTTCTCCATCCGCGCACCACGCTCACTCTCAGCCCATTCGTTTGGCGACAGGATGAAAAGGCATATGATGTCCGCCGGATCGGTGGTGACATCCAACTCAGCCATGCGTTCACTGAGCAACTCAGCGGTGCCGCAACCTACACCTATGAGAGTGTGAAACTCAACGAGCTTTCAACGTCACAGGTTGAATTGTACGAGGGCGCTGCCATTGACGAGTACACCAAATCGACCATTGCCCTGGGAGGACAGTTCGACAATTCGCGGCCGCTCTTTTCTCCGACACGCGGATTCTTCATTGCCACCAATGTCACCCTTAGCGGACTCGGCTTTGGATCGGACTTTCATTTCTGGAAAATAGTGAGTGAAGCGCGCCATTATCGCCGACTTTCCCCCTTTACGCTTGCCCTGCGCGCCAAGATCGGTGGAGCGAAAGAATTCTCCACCGAAGATATCATCCCACTCGAAGAACGCCTCTTCTCTGGTGGAAGTAGCTCTGTGCGCGGCTGGGGGAGACAAGAGTTGGGTCCGACTATCGATGGTGACCCGGTCGGCGGACGTTCACTCTTTGAGTCGAATGTAGAACTCCGGTTTCCAATCCTCGGTCTGCTGACCGGAGCCGCGTTTGTTGATTTTGGCAATGTCTGGCTCAACTCCTTCGATTTCCCTCTCGGCGACCTTCGCTATTCTGCCGGGCTCGGCATACGGGTGACAACTCCGATCGGCCCGATTCGACTCGATGTCGCCACCCCAGTCTCGGATGTCGACAAGACCACTCAGGTTCACATCAGTGTGGGGCAGGCATTCTAA
- a CDS encoding translocation/assembly module TamB domain-containing protein has product MALNLKKIAKLLTYSLGSFILLVVLLLLLLQTDMVKRYLLGLGVDKVNSTLNGELTVGGISGSLFGDLELTDITIVRQQDTICGIQRIKLGYQLSPILDQQIMIDSVIIDSVTLSVRQYADSSWNLDGLMKPDSSVEADLTASDEPFGFTLLLNEFMLRNTAAEIVALDTSLHLSLGDILVQFSGSYADTAAQLSVQELQVQLNDPLLRLERLAFDASQKNDILTISNLIIETKRNRAGATANYAPSDSITASGTVSSQRFDFTEFAEIFPEISIAVAPQIALTSRLVKDSLYSGITISDGPEVVDLAISAWPVSYLLSEETLDSIGYRVEGELRNIDIARWTGDSTFLYQINGIFDLNGQGTLPEKMTVDLTADLGQCTVMERRVDTASAEMHLDRGILSGTAMVASDFGKISLDSLVADIFNTQAYHLEAAISSLNLAPLLNSDSLNSDINLTLRLNGQGFDTATATGSLALDISRSSMFEVELQEGSAALRFEPNQISIDTLWLNSALATVNAGGEISAAREGKLDFALTVADLSRYHAFAGTDSLGGHLSAHGTVAGSLDSLTVVGSATGGKLWYQITSIDSLACEFDLSLVDSTLRGNATLRSEQVVSAGYPVDSVRAEAIFSDGLISSKLHLITPDGLAVDGEFDLPEDSILTVVIQKLAVKYLNQQWSGGSGDTRVSLLEDSYRISNLSLASQPDSAGNIQRIVLDGLFSLAASEDLKISYEKIDLAPIASLMEIPYPLAGHLSGNLHVTGTAAQPTLTGRTVLSEGLVQKFFFDSLALDYQHANDSFHWNGLLDPGTTGELATSGFFPLHLSLTDSADLILPDRPMEMKLTASQLPFSILGGMTTEMTVTGGVIDADITVGGTWNKPDMAGKLSIQNAGLAIEDVGVEYDNLALAVSFNDNRVILDSLIVARGKGFMRATGHLEFESDLMSGALRSTDFDLVADKIFLARHSNFEIQISGNSALQGSTAEPKFSGEITIDRSKFYVPFLTEMATKSGGTLDSPPMLISALYPDSTTRDSSNQVVDSAEVSAVESLDYYRNLRGALTLNIPRNTWLKSPEMNIEISGDIRMVKESPDEFELFGPITVVRGKYTMYGKEFVIREGTLTFTGGAEYNPDLNLIAQYVFRSPEREKHTLVATITGKAFTPLVAFSLDGSEIPERDALAYVVFGRSMDEVTASGTGGGSGDMAKGVAANVLAGQLASTLGKSLALDVVEIDASSSLAGATITLGKYLTTDLFMSYQRGVGNPSEDEVTPVIVTLEYELTRNLALQLLEGGPKASGFDVVLKFAW; this is encoded by the coding sequence ATGGCGCTTAACCTCAAGAAAATTGCCAAACTGCTGACCTATTCACTGGGCAGCTTCATCTTGCTCGTGGTTCTCCTTTTGCTCCTGTTACAGACCGATATGGTTAAGCGCTATCTGCTTGGCCTGGGTGTCGACAAAGTAAACTCGACGCTCAACGGTGAATTGACCGTTGGCGGGATCTCCGGTTCTCTCTTCGGAGATCTTGAACTGACTGATATCACGATAGTACGACAACAGGATACGATCTGCGGCATTCAGCGCATCAAGCTTGGCTATCAGCTCTCGCCGATACTGGATCAACAGATCATGATCGACTCGGTCATTATTGACTCAGTAACGCTCTCCGTCAGACAATATGCCGACAGTAGCTGGAATCTTGATGGACTGATGAAACCTGATTCATCCGTCGAAGCGGATTTGACTGCGAGCGATGAACCATTCGGGTTCACCCTGTTGCTGAATGAATTCATGCTTCGAAATACCGCCGCGGAAATTGTTGCGCTCGATACTTCTTTGCATCTGAGCCTTGGAGATATCCTGGTGCAGTTCTCCGGGTCCTATGCCGACACTGCCGCGCAACTCTCGGTACAGGAACTGCAGGTCCAATTGAACGATCCACTCCTCAGGCTCGAACGACTCGCGTTTGATGCCAGTCAGAAGAACGACATTCTGACTATCAGCAATTTGATCATTGAAACGAAACGGAATCGTGCGGGCGCAACTGCCAACTACGCACCAAGCGACTCGATCACCGCTTCCGGTACCGTCTCCAGCCAGAGATTTGATTTCACGGAGTTTGCCGAGATCTTTCCGGAGATCAGCATTGCGGTTGCTCCCCAGATCGCGCTGACATCGCGTCTGGTCAAAGATAGCCTCTACAGCGGGATCACAATATCGGATGGTCCGGAAGTGGTCGACCTCGCTATCTCCGCCTGGCCGGTCAGCTACCTGCTGAGTGAAGAGACTCTCGATTCAATCGGCTATCGCGTGGAGGGAGAACTGCGCAATATCGACATTGCGCGCTGGACCGGTGATTCGACCTTCCTTTACCAGATCAATGGCATATTTGATCTCAACGGCCAGGGCACATTGCCCGAAAAAATGACAGTCGACCTCACTGCCGATCTTGGCCAATGTACGGTCATGGAACGGAGAGTGGATACTGCCTCCGCCGAAATGCATCTCGATCGGGGAATACTCTCAGGCACCGCAATGGTTGCGTCGGATTTCGGAAAGATCAGCCTCGATAGTCTGGTGGCAGATATCTTCAACACGCAAGCGTATCATCTGGAAGCCGCCATTTCTTCCCTGAACCTGGCTCCGCTACTGAATAGTGATTCACTTAATTCGGATATCAATCTGACGCTCCGTCTGAATGGGCAGGGATTCGACACGGCAACCGCCACCGGCTCTCTTGCCCTTGATATCAGCAGAAGCAGTATGTTTGAAGTCGAACTGCAGGAGGGTTCCGCGGCTCTTCGATTTGAGCCGAACCAGATCTCTATTGACACTCTCTGGCTAAACTCCGCTCTCGCGACCGTGAATGCAGGAGGAGAGATCAGTGCCGCCCGAGAAGGGAAACTCGACTTCGCCCTGACAGTAGCTGATCTCTCCCGCTACCACGCATTCGCCGGGACCGACAGCCTGGGAGGACACCTCAGCGCGCACGGGACTGTCGCTGGTAGCCTCGATTCCCTGACTGTTGTCGGTTCTGCAACCGGAGGAAAACTCTGGTATCAGATCACCAGCATAGATTCACTCGCCTGCGAATTTGATCTCAGCCTTGTCGATTCTACCCTCCGGGGGAACGCAACCCTCCGCTCCGAGCAGGTGGTCTCCGCGGGATATCCGGTGGATTCGGTGCGTGCCGAGGCAATCTTCTCCGACGGCCTGATAAGCAGCAAACTGCACCTGATCACTCCTGATGGGCTGGCTGTTGACGGCGAATTCGATCTCCCTGAGGACTCGATCCTCACGGTCGTTATTCAGAAATTGGCAGTTAAGTATTTAAACCAGCAGTGGAGTGGTGGTTCAGGCGATACCAGAGTCAGTCTGCTCGAAGATTCCTATCGCATCAGCAATCTTTCACTCGCTAGTCAGCCGGATAGTGCTGGCAATATTCAGCGGATTGTGTTGGATGGCCTCTTCAGTCTCGCTGCGTCAGAGGACCTCAAGATAAGCTATGAGAAGATTGATCTTGCCCCAATCGCCTCTCTGATGGAAATTCCATACCCCCTGGCCGGTCATCTCTCCGGCAATCTTCACGTGACCGGCACTGCGGCGCAGCCCACTCTGACCGGACGAACCGTTCTCTCCGAAGGTCTTGTGCAGAAATTCTTCTTCGATTCACTGGCGCTGGATTACCAGCATGCGAATGATAGTTTCCACTGGAACGGACTCCTCGACCCGGGCACAACCGGCGAATTAGCCACCAGCGGATTTTTCCCGCTCCATCTGTCGCTTACCGACAGCGCAGATCTGATCCTTCCAGACCGCCCGATGGAGATGAAACTTACAGCCAGCCAGCTTCCATTCTCCATTCTCGGCGGGATGACCACCGAGATGACGGTTACGGGCGGCGTGATCGATGCTGATATCACCGTTGGTGGAACCTGGAATAAACCGGATATGGCAGGCAAACTTTCGATTCAGAACGCCGGTCTTGCGATTGAGGATGTCGGCGTTGAATACGATAACCTCGCACTCGCCGTCTCTTTCAACGACAATAGGGTCATCCTGGACAGTCTGATAGTGGCACGTGGGAAGGGATTCATGCGCGCAACCGGCCATCTTGAGTTTGAAAGTGACCTTATGTCGGGCGCGCTCCGCAGTACGGATTTTGATCTGGTGGCCGACAAGATCTTTCTGGCCAGACACAGCAATTTTGAGATCCAGATATCCGGCAACTCCGCCCTGCAGGGAAGTACCGCGGAACCGAAATTCTCCGGAGAGATCACTATCGACCGCTCCAAGTTTTATGTCCCCTTCCTCACGGAGATGGCGACTAAATCCGGGGGGACACTGGATAGCCCGCCGATGCTGATCTCCGCTCTCTATCCGGACAGCACTACTCGCGATTCCTCGAACCAGGTTGTTGACAGTGCGGAAGTCTCCGCGGTGGAGTCGCTTGATTACTATCGCAACCTGCGTGGCGCACTCACCCTGAATATCCCGCGGAATACCTGGTTGAAAAGTCCGGAGATGAACATTGAGATTTCCGGCGATATCCGCATGGTCAAAGAGAGTCCGGATGAGTTCGAGCTGTTTGGTCCGATCACCGTAGTCCGCGGCAAATACACCATGTATGGAAAAGAATTTGTGATCCGCGAAGGGACCCTCACGTTCACCGGTGGCGCGGAATACAATCCGGACCTCAATCTGATCGCACAGTATGTCTTCCGCTCGCCTGAACGGGAGAAACATACACTGGTCGCAACCATCACCGGCAAAGCATTCACTCCACTGGTGGCTTTTTCGCTTGATGGCTCCGAGATCCCTGAACGAGACGCGCTGGCCTATGTAGTTTTTGGACGGAGTATGGATGAGGTCACCGCCTCGGGCACCGGCGGTGGATCCGGCGACATGGCGAAGGGGGTTGCCGCCAATGTCCTCGCCGGACAACTCGCCTCAACGCTGGGCAAAAGCCTGGCGCTGGATGTGGTCGAGATCGATGCCTCCTCCAGCCTTGCCGGCGCCACTATCACACTGGGCAAATATCTGACTACCGATCTCTTCATGAGCTATCAGCGGGGAGTGGGTAATCCATCCGAGGATGAGGTCACCCCGGTCATAGTCACGCTCGAGTACGAACTGACACGTAACCTCGCCCTGCAGTTATTGGAAGGCGGCCCCAAGGCCAGCGGTTTCGATGTTGTCCTCAAATTTGCCTGGTAG
- a CDS encoding serine/threonine protein kinase, which produces MGHDNQPDHTSTHLPPGTTVAHYAIVRHLGNGGMGEVYLAQDRSLDRLVALKLLLNSLNREPEARSRFLREARTLASLDHPNIIKVFEVSEHGDRPFMAMQYVDGLTLGAFARAHRLDSSKLLTLMISICCGLEAAHANRVIHRDLKPGNIMVDRSQRVFLLDFGLAGINQLESTDSTEKTITHLTQAGYPIGTFAYMAPEQLRGLPVDQRADIFSLGVTLCELASGDHPFVGATPAEIASSILRDEPRMFPSGTNDLPPDLGKAILRCLRKDTARRYQTVTDLRIELEDLLDSLRSGHSEQPAPLVSMRKSSHLTERHFVLSAELVRELEYRSPQMIGDRMTYLDNGTPSDTLAVVLHGMGLDQRSVADVISHLPCRAIAPTLYGFGADSPHRFPLSLRDQSILLRAMFRQVIPQTQAEDVVMVGASSGSDHLLHMLSDDPAWGKEIAGQLLLGVNVSLQTCKNSRIFSELKGDTGTELLASLQAAGKGLQSLGDWLLVSSYQVQVLEKFKTDLAPLSRYASDIVAPFAARGHQQFIDWYRLAVEHLPYVRFVFLKDEWEPLDMVLQLHLEKEVLGKKFTEATIVRKDIPHMQLLHAPTVVQCIEEFLAGMMRD; this is translated from the coding sequence ATGGGACACGATAATCAACCGGACCACACATCAACTCATCTCCCCCCCGGTACTACGGTTGCGCATTACGCGATTGTCCGGCATCTGGGGAATGGTGGTATGGGAGAGGTTTACCTGGCCCAGGATAGGTCGCTCGATCGTCTCGTCGCACTCAAACTTCTCCTGAACTCTCTGAATCGAGAGCCGGAGGCACGGAGTCGCTTCCTGCGCGAGGCCCGAACCCTCGCATCGCTGGATCATCCCAATATCATCAAGGTTTTCGAGGTCTCCGAACATGGCGACCGGCCCTTCATGGCGATGCAGTACGTGGATGGTCTTACGCTCGGCGCATTCGCCCGCGCGCACAGACTTGATTCATCCAAACTGCTTACCCTGATGATCTCGATCTGTTGCGGACTGGAAGCCGCCCATGCGAACCGAGTAATTCATCGCGACCTCAAGCCCGGCAATATCATGGTCGACAGATCGCAACGGGTTTTTCTCCTGGATTTCGGTCTGGCCGGGATCAACCAGTTGGAGTCGACTGATTCCACTGAGAAAACGATCACCCATTTAACGCAGGCTGGATACCCGATCGGCACTTTTGCCTATATGGCGCCTGAACAATTGCGTGGCCTCCCCGTCGACCAGCGCGCTGATATCTTCTCGCTCGGCGTGACGCTCTGTGAATTGGCTTCGGGAGACCACCCATTCGTGGGTGCGACTCCTGCCGAGATCGCATCAAGCATCCTGCGCGATGAGCCGCGCATGTTTCCTTCCGGCACCAATGATCTGCCGCCTGACCTCGGGAAAGCGATCCTGCGATGTCTGAGAAAAGATACCGCGCGGCGATACCAAACAGTCACCGATCTCAGGATCGAGCTGGAAGACCTGCTTGATTCGCTGAGATCCGGACACTCTGAACAGCCAGCCCCCCTTGTGAGCATGCGTAAGTCTTCTCACTTGACCGAGCGTCACTTTGTGCTAAGCGCAGAACTGGTGCGCGAACTGGAGTATCGCTCTCCCCAGATGATCGGGGATCGCATGACCTATCTGGACAATGGCACACCTTCTGACACGCTGGCAGTCGTGCTGCATGGCATGGGGCTTGATCAGCGTTCGGTTGCCGATGTGATCTCGCATCTCCCTTGTCGCGCCATTGCACCAACTTTGTACGGCTTCGGCGCTGACTCCCCACACCGTTTTCCACTGTCGCTGAGAGATCAGTCAATCCTGCTGCGCGCTATGTTTCGCCAGGTGATCCCACAAACACAGGCGGAAGACGTTGTGATGGTGGGAGCTTCATCCGGATCCGATCATTTATTGCATATGTTGAGCGATGATCCTGCATGGGGTAAAGAGATTGCCGGGCAGCTGCTGTTGGGAGTGAATGTCAGCTTGCAGACCTGCAAAAACTCCCGGATATTTTCGGAATTAAAAGGTGATACCGGCACAGAGCTATTGGCATCGCTGCAAGCGGCGGGCAAAGGTCTCCAGAGTCTTGGTGACTGGCTATTGGTAAGCTCGTATCAGGTTCAGGTGCTGGAGAAATTCAAGACCGACCTTGCCCCGCTTTCGCGATACGCCTCGGATATCGTTGCCCCCTTTGCGGCGCGCGGACATCAGCAATTCATTGACTGGTACCGTCTGGCAGTTGAACACCTGCCATATGTCAGATTTGTCTTCTTGAAGGATGAGTGGGAACCGCTGGATATGGTTCTGCAGCTTCACCTCGAAAAAGAAGTACTCGGCAAGAAGTTCACCGAAGCGACGATCGTGCGCAAAGATATCCCACACATGCAACTCCTCCATGCTCCAACCGTAGTCCAGTGTATCGAAGAGTTCCTGGCTGGCATGATGCGCGACTAA
- a CDS encoding NAD(P)-dependent alcohol dehydrogenase, giving the protein MKAIVRTRYGSPDILEFKDVDIPVPTEDQVLLKIAANSVNPIDWHVLRGTPILLRLAGFGLLKPKRQIFGADLAGIVESVGSNVTQFKIGDRLFGSSIGSFAEYACVSATKLALKPETVSFEQAAALPVAGLTALQALRDHGQIQPGQHVLINGASGGVGTFAVQIAKQFGAHVTAVCSGKNAELMRSIGADEVIDYTKETFWKGSGKYDLILDNVAFSSILKPLRALKPAGKYVLIGGAFSNFILLVILQTFFSKKGGKRILSLLASVNTKDLAYLAELTESGKIKPVIDKTYSLEQIPDALRYVETGHARGKVVIRVNPM; this is encoded by the coding sequence ATGAAGGCAATCGTTCGCACCAGATACGGATCACCGGATATTCTTGAATTCAAGGATGTCGACATTCCGGTTCCGACCGAAGATCAGGTCCTCCTCAAGATCGCCGCCAACTCAGTCAATCCTATCGACTGGCATGTGCTTCGCGGCACACCAATTCTTCTCAGGCTGGCAGGATTCGGACTGCTGAAACCAAAACGACAGATCTTTGGCGCCGATCTCGCCGGTATAGTCGAATCTGTCGGAAGCAACGTCACGCAGTTCAAGATCGGCGACCGTCTGTTTGGTTCCTCGATCGGGAGCTTCGCCGAGTATGCCTGTGTCAGCGCGACCAAACTGGCACTCAAGCCAGAGACGGTCAGTTTCGAGCAGGCTGCCGCTCTTCCAGTCGCCGGACTCACCGCATTGCAGGCTCTCCGCGACCATGGTCAGATCCAACCGGGACAGCACGTTCTGATCAACGGAGCATCGGGGGGAGTCGGGACATTTGCCGTCCAAATTGCCAAACAATTCGGCGCACATGTTACCGCGGTCTGCAGTGGAAAAAACGCTGAACTGATGCGATCGATCGGCGCCGACGAAGTCATCGACTACACCAAAGAGACATTCTGGAAAGGCAGCGGCAAGTACGATCTCATTCTGGATAATGTCGCTTTCAGTTCGATCCTCAAACCGCTGCGTGCTCTCAAACCTGCGGGGAAGTACGTTCTGATAGGCGGCGCTTTCTCTAACTTCATATTGCTGGTCATTCTTCAGACATTCTTTTCGAAAAAGGGTGGGAAGAGGATACTCTCACTGTTGGCTTCCGTAAACACAAAGGATCTGGCCTACCTTGCCGAACTCACCGAATCCGGCAAAATCAAACCGGTCATCGATAAAACGTACTCATTAGAACAGATTCCGGACGCACTCCGTTATGTTGAGACGGGCCACGCCCGCGGCAAGGTGGTGATAAGGGTCAACCCAATGTAG
- a CDS encoding NAD(P)-dependent alcohol dehydrogenase: MSTAKAYAAASATSNLVRTNIPRRTPTDHDIQIEILFCGVCHSDLHTARNEWGGTVYPCVPGHEIVGRVTKIGAHITKFKVGDIAAVGCLVGSDRTCPACQAGLEQYCGHWVGTYNSPDEHSGGVTYGGYSDSIVVDEHFVLRVPSNLDLAGAAPLLCAGITTYSPLRHWGVTKGKKVGVVGLGGLGHMGVKLAHAFGAHVVVFTTSSNKIEDALRLGANEVVNSRNSDEMQKHAGSFDFILDTVSADHDLNGYFNLLRRDGNLTLVGAPEKPLAVAAFPLILQRRSFSGSLIGGIAETQEMLDFCGEHNITADVEVIPIQKINEAYERMLRSDVKYRFSIDMASLKAE; the protein is encoded by the coding sequence ATGTCCACCGCCAAGGCATACGCTGCCGCCAGCGCGACCTCCAATCTGGTCCGCACCAATATTCCACGACGCACCCCAACCGACCACGATATCCAGATCGAGATTCTCTTCTGTGGCGTCTGCCACTCTGATCTTCACACGGCCCGCAATGAATGGGGCGGCACCGTTTATCCCTGTGTCCCCGGTCATGAGATTGTCGGGCGCGTCACCAAGATCGGCGCGCATATCACCAAGTTCAAAGTTGGCGATATCGCCGCAGTCGGCTGCCTGGTCGGTTCCGACCGCACCTGCCCGGCCTGTCAGGCTGGACTCGAGCAGTACTGCGGCCATTGGGTCGGTACCTACAATTCTCCGGATGAACATTCCGGCGGTGTCACTTACGGCGGCTATTCCGACAGCATCGTAGTCGATGAACACTTCGTCCTGCGAGTCCCCTCCAATCTTGACCTTGCCGGAGCAGCGCCGCTCTTGTGCGCCGGGATCACCACCTACTCGCCGTTGCGTCATTGGGGCGTCACCAAGGGGAAAAAGGTCGGTGTGGTTGGTCTGGGTGGACTCGGTCATATGGGTGTCAAGCTTGCCCATGCCTTCGGCGCTCATGTCGTCGTGTTTACGACTTCGAGCAATAAGATCGAAGATGCCTTGCGACTTGGGGCGAACGAAGTCGTCAACTCCCGCAACAGCGACGAAATGCAGAAGCATGCCGGCAGTTTCGACTTTATTCTCGACACCGTCTCCGCCGATCATGATCTCAACGGATATTTCAACCTGCTCCGTCGCGATGGCAACCTGACACTGGTTGGAGCTCCGGAAAAACCGCTGGCGGTTGCAGCTTTCCCGCTGATCTTGCAGCGCCGAAGTTTCTCCGGGTCGCTCATCGGCGGTATCGCCGAGACTCAGGAGATGCTCGACTTCTGCGGCGAACATAATATCACTGCCGATGTTGAAGTGATACCGATCCAGAAGATCAACGAAGCATACGAGCGGATGCTCCGCTCCGACGTGAAGTACCGCTTCTCGATCGACATGGCCTCGCTCAAAGCTGAGTAG
- a CDS encoding DUF2726 domain-containing protein produces MQKLPIVNSCESVVGNSLWRNLAKQGYRVHPQIHLPRVLKKKDGEYLTTEEFRYFTQASLDFVVYKCNFPVFAVEFDGPYHLSDARTEERDVIKNRLCKKADLPLLRITSTEIEEQDKITLLDFMLMRYTACLNELSDSDIDSDWDVIFDVRHPFPAIRLVADRLWNKYGIAWSRGDYRRIRTAVYTCDVASADPSQWHRDQFHTSALRVSLWPKSERQSTPIFTEIASVTIRAWLPLQTNIPLPDIWDYQDGMGSLAPWSEVMQRRAISMWFPHIPGVHPWDIADSYCAYLGLLEVERWANTYLPVLQDLATPQREP; encoded by the coding sequence ATGCAGAAACTCCCGATAGTTAACAGTTGCGAATCGGTGGTGGGCAATTCTCTTTGGCGAAATCTGGCAAAGCAGGGATATCGGGTTCATCCCCAAATACATCTGCCGAGAGTTTTGAAGAAGAAGGATGGCGAGTACCTTACTACCGAAGAGTTCCGATATTTTACACAAGCGAGTCTGGATTTTGTCGTATACAAATGCAATTTCCCTGTCTTCGCCGTCGAATTTGATGGTCCGTATCACTTATCTGATGCCAGAACAGAAGAACGTGACGTTATCAAGAATCGGCTGTGCAAGAAGGCGGACCTACCTCTGCTTCGTATCACTTCGACCGAGATTGAAGAGCAAGATAAGATCACATTGCTTGATTTTATGCTTATGCGATACACTGCATGTCTTAACGAACTTTCGGATTCAGATATTGACTCTGATTGGGACGTGATTTTTGATGTAAGGCACCCGTTCCCTGCCATTCGTTTAGTTGCCGACCGACTTTGGAACAAATATGGGATTGCATGGAGTAGGGGAGATTATAGGCGAATCCGAACTGCTGTGTACACGTGTGATGTGGCTAGCGCTGACCCAAGCCAATGGCATCGCGATCAATTTCATACCAGTGCACTTCGTGTCAGCCTCTGGCCAAAATCCGAGAGGCAGTCTACACCGATCTTCACCGAAATTGCCTCTGTTACAATTCGTGCGTGGCTACCTCTCCAAACGAATATTCCACTGCCAGACATTTGGGATTATCAAGACGGGATGGGTTCACTTGCTCCATGGTCCGAGGTAATGCAGCGTCGAGCCATATCTATGTGGTTTCCGCACATACCTGGTGTCCACCCTTGGGACATTGCAGACAGTTACTGTGCATATCTTGGGCTCCTAGAAGTTGAGCGTTGGGCGAACACCTACCTACCGGTGCTTCAGGACCTCGCTACCCCCCAACGAGAGCCATAA